A stretch of the Oenococcus sp. UCMA 16435 genome encodes the following:
- a CDS encoding aldo/keto reductase has protein sequence MSILTDTYTLNNGTKIPKVAFGTWQTPDGDIAYQAVSSALKLGYRHIDTAKIYGNERSVGRAIADSDVKREDLWVTTKLPAEDKTRDVILADFESSLSGLGLDYLDLYLIHAPWPWGEAGSRHFDEENAETWKTLEELQKSGRVKSIGISNFDVHDMENILKIAEIKPVVNQIQYYIGFTEPKISDFAAQHDIRIEAYSPLATGDILNSKAVREIAGKYNVSVAQLALRFTLQNGTVTLPKAISENHIKENTQLDFTINDDDMKTLNAMPDAAPAHFHNSTQG, from the coding sequence ATGTCAATTCTAACAGATACATATACTCTTAATAATGGAACAAAGATCCCTAAAGTTGCTTTTGGAACTTGGCAGACACCTGACGGAGATATCGCTTATCAAGCGGTTTCTTCAGCTTTGAAATTAGGATATCGTCATATCGATACCGCTAAAATTTACGGCAACGAAAGGTCTGTCGGCAGAGCAATTGCCGATTCGGATGTCAAAAGAGAAGATCTTTGGGTAACGACCAAACTGCCCGCCGAAGACAAAACTCGTGATGTTATTTTGGCAGATTTCGAAAGTTCTCTTTCCGGTCTCGGACTTGATTATCTTGATCTATATCTGATTCATGCTCCATGGCCATGGGGAGAGGCTGGCAGCAGACATTTTGATGAAGAAAATGCGGAAACCTGGAAAACACTCGAAGAATTACAAAAATCTGGACGCGTTAAGTCGATTGGAATTTCAAATTTCGATGTTCATGATATGGAAAATATTTTGAAGATTGCTGAAATCAAACCGGTTGTTAACCAAATTCAATACTATATCGGTTTCACCGAACCGAAGATTTCCGATTTTGCTGCACAACACGACATTCGTATCGAGGCTTATTCACCATTGGCGACTGGTGATATCCTCAATTCTAAAGCGGTTCGCGAAATTGCCGGCAAGTACAATGTCAGCGTTGCTCAGCTGGCTTTGCGTTTTACGCTCCAAAATGGAACAGTAACTCTTCCGAAGGCTATCAGTGAAAACCATATTAAAGAAAATACTCAGCTTGATTTCACAATTAACGATGATGATATGAAAACTTTGAATGCGATGCCTGATGCGGCACCGGCTCATTTCCATAATTCTACTCAGGGCTGA
- a CDS encoding L-lactate dehydrogenase: protein MTRKIGILGSGHVGSTIAHQIIIEGIADTLVLIDPDQDKLSADLLDFQDAQANLNYHTVLIANDYSALSDADIVISTFGNIAKAWETPTDRFAEFSYTKKYVEEAAPRLKASGFNGVLIVVSNPCDVITSLFQKITELPKNQVIGTGTLLDSARMKRATAAALKIDPRSVAGYSLGEHGNSQFVAWSTVRVLGKPIEKLLKEGSYPNIDLEKIDHDSKMGGHIVFFGKHYTNYGISAAAVRLLKAILNDAHEELPVSNYYKPLNTYLGYPAILGRKGIIKQLQLDLTEDEQTKLKQSADFIKAKTEQALEKEH from the coding sequence ATGACTAGAAAGATTGGAATTTTAGGCAGTGGGCATGTAGGTTCAACAATTGCTCATCAAATTATTATCGAAGGAATTGCCGATACGCTGGTGCTGATCGATCCGGATCAGGACAAATTATCGGCCGATTTACTGGACTTTCAAGATGCCCAAGCTAATTTGAATTATCACACGGTACTTATTGCCAATGATTATTCGGCTCTGTCCGATGCTGATATTGTTATCAGCACTTTTGGCAATATTGCTAAAGCTTGGGAAACGCCGACCGATCGTTTTGCCGAGTTCTCGTACACAAAAAAGTATGTCGAAGAAGCTGCTCCGCGTTTAAAAGCGAGCGGTTTTAATGGTGTTTTGATTGTTGTTTCAAATCCCTGTGATGTTATTACTTCGCTATTTCAAAAAATAACAGAACTACCGAAAAATCAAGTCATTGGCACGGGAACCCTGCTTGATTCGGCGCGGATGAAAAGAGCAACAGCTGCTGCTTTGAAAATCGATCCTCGCAGTGTGGCTGGTTATAGCTTGGGTGAACACGGAAATTCACAATTTGTTGCCTGGTCGACGGTTCGTGTTTTGGGAAAACCGATTGAAAAACTTTTAAAAGAGGGTAGCTATCCGAATATTGATTTAGAAAAAATCGATCATGATTCGAAAATGGGCGGTCATATAGTTTTCTTTGGCAAACATTATACTAATTATGGTATTTCTGCGGCAGCGGTCCGTTTGCTAAAAGCTATTTTAAATGACGCCCATGAGGAATTACCGGTTTCCAATTATTACAAACCGCTTAATACCTATCTTGGCTATCCAGCTATTCTTGGCCGTAAGGGAATCATTAAGCAGCTGCAGTTGGATCTTACTGAAGATGAGCAGACAAAACTGAAACAATCGGCTGATTTTATTAAAGCGAAAACTGAACAGGCTCTAGAAAAGGAACACTGA
- the msrB gene encoding peptide-methionine (R)-S-oxide reductase MsrB, protein MADKDLSHLSKEQYEVTQNGATERAFTGKYDDFYKEGIYVDIVDGTPLFSSKDKYDAGCGWPSFTKPIENPNIVKKVDQSLGMTRTEVRSKDSGSHLGHVFDDGPDDKGGLRYCINSAALKFIPVKELKTVGYGDYLSLFE, encoded by the coding sequence ATGGCAGATAAAGACTTATCACATTTAAGTAAAGAACAATACGAAGTTACTCAAAATGGGGCTACCGAACGTGCTTTCACCGGCAAATACGATGATTTTTACAAAGAAGGTATTTACGTCGATATCGTTGATGGAACACCACTTTTCTCCAGCAAAGATAAATACGATGCCGGATGTGGATGGCCGAGTTTTACAAAACCAATCGAAAATCCGAATATCGTGAAAAAAGTCGATCAATCTCTAGGGATGACGAGAACCGAAGTACGCAGTAAGGATTCCGGCAGCCATTTGGGCCACGTTTTCGATGATGGTCCCGATGATAAAGGCGGACTTAGATATTGTATAAATTCAGCCGCTTTAAAATTCATTCCGGTCAAAGAGCTCAAAACTGTTGGTTACGGCGACTATCTAAGTTTGTTTGAATAA